The Mangrovimonas cancribranchiae nucleotide sequence TATTCGCATTAAAATACTAGCTAATAAGCCCAATACTATAGATGAAAGTTTTTTCAAAACACAAATAGAAAAGGCGTTTCAAAAACGGGAACCATTATTAAAAACTAACACCAATAGTTACCGCTTGTTATTTGGCGAAAATGATGACTTTCCTGGATTGATAGCCGATGTTTATGCTTCGGTTTTGGTAGTGAAATTATATTCTGAAATATGGTTGCCGTATTTGCATCAAATACTTCCGCATTTGCAAACTATTTCTAATGTTAAAACTGTTATTATTAGATTAAGTAGGCAATTGCAACACTCTAAAAGTCATAACTTACAAGATGGAGATGTCGTTTTTGGAACATTGGAAAACGACGTGATTCAGTTTGTAGAACATGGTGTTAATTTTTCTGCCAATGTAATAAAAGGTCATAAAACAGGTTATTTTTTAGATCATCGAGCCAATAGAAAGCAAGTAGGCGAGTGGAGTATGCATAAAACTGTGTTAGATGTTTTTTCGTATGCTGGTGGATTTTCGGTTCATGCCTTATATAATAAAGCTTCTGAGGTGACAAGTTTAGATATTAGTCAGCAAGCATTAAACATTGCTATAGAAAATGGTAAACTCAATAACTATTCAGGAATACATAAAACCATAGCAGGAGATGCATTTCAGGAACTTCAAAAATTAATTAAACGTAAAAAAATATATGATGTTGTTGTGATAGACCCACCTAGTTTTGCCAAACAAGCGTCAGAAATTGATTTAGCGAAGAAAAAGTATGCCCAATTAGCTGAATTAGGCGAGCAACTTACTGCAAAAAATGGGTTGTTAGTTTTAGCATCGTGTTCATCAAGAGTATCTTCGCAAGCGTTTTTTGATATCAATACGCGAGTTTTAAAGCAATTACAAAGACCATTTACTGTTGTTTTAAAAACCACTCACGATGTAGATCATCCTGTCTCATTTCCAGAAGGCGCCTATTTAAAATGTGGTTATTATAGATTTCAGGATTAATTCACTTGTTTAAATATTATGCATGCATAATATTTAACTATATTTGTAGCACAAGTTTTTTATTATGACACAAACTAAACTTACAGAAATGTTAGGGATTCAACATCCCATAATCATGGCACCTATGTTTTTGGTATCAAACGTAGCTATGGTAAAAGAAGCGATGAACAGTGGTATTGCTGGATGCATACCCGCATTAAATTACCGTACTTTAGAAGAATTACGTGAAGCTATTAGAGAATTAAAAGCAGCCAAACCTAAAGGTGGTTCATTTGGATTTAATTTAATAGTCAATCAATCCAACCCAAAATCATCAAAACAATTAGAGGTTTTATGTGATGAAGGTTGCGATTTTATTATCACATCATTAGGGAATCCTAAGGAAACCATTGAAAAAGCTCACGAAGTAGGAATAAAAGTATTTTGCGATATTACCGATTTAAAATATGCGCAAAAGGTAGAAAGTTTAGGTGCAGATGCTGTTATTGCTGTAAATAATAGGGCAGGAGGGCATCGCGGTAATTTATCACCAAAAGCATTAATAGAGCTATTAAACAAGAACTGTAATATTCCTGTAATTTCTGCTGGCGGTGTTGGTAGCAAGGCAGAATTAGATAATGTATTGTCTTATGGTGCTATTGGTGCTTCTATTGGAAGTGTATTTATTGCATCGATTGAAGCAGGTGTTACCGATGAATATAAACAAGCTTGTGTAGACTATGATGCCGATGATATTGTAGTAACCGAGCGTATTTCTGGAACACCTTGTACGGTTATCAATACACCTTATCAACAGAAAATAGGTACTAAGTCGCCTTGGTTAGAGCGTATGCTTAATAAAAATAAAAAACTAAAAAAATGGGTGAAAATGTTTCGTTTTTATATAGGTATGAAAGCGACCGAAAAGGCTGCTAAAAAAGCGACTTACAAAACTGTTTGGGTAGCAGGACCAAGTATTGAGCATACCACAGAAATTTTGCCTGTTAAAAAAATTGTATCTAAACTCATTTCTTGATTTTAGAAGTTATGTTAACAAAGCTGTTGATAAATCTAGAAACACTATTGTAAAAGAAGTTGCTTTATACTATCTTTGCAGTATTATAAAAAATAAGCCATGTTTGAATTTGACCAATATTTAGGATTTTTAGCATTTTTAACCATCTTAACCATAGGATTTTGGTTAATGATTTTTTTAGTAACTATTGTTGTTCCTTACTGGATTTTTGGTTCAGCTATCGAGCGTTTTAAAGAAATTCGTGAAGAGAAAAAAGCTAAAAGAGCTCAAAAATAAATATTGTTTATATAAAAAAACTAAAGGAAGCCATTTGGCTTCCTTTTTTTATGCTTGTTTGTGAGTTTCTTATCCTTGAAACTCCATATCATCATTCATTCCGCCACCATTTCTGTTGCCTCTTTGACGCTGTTTTTGTTGATTAAACCTGTAAATAAAAGATAGGTTTATTTGGCGTTGTCTCCATTGTGATTCTCTGTAACGAGTAAAAGATTCTGTAGTTGTTAAGGAGTTTCTTTTTCTAGAATTAAGTAAATCTCTTACGTTTAAAGAAATTGTAGCATTATTATTTAAAAACTCTTTACTAAAAGCTAAATCCATAGAAAAAATACCATCGGTATCAGATTGGGCATCTTGTCTTGCACCTCTGTAATGTGCGTTTGTTTGCCAATCGATTTCCCATGGTAAGGTAACTTTAGAGCTAAATCTAGCAAACCAGCTATTATTCTCTGTACTGTAATCTACGTTATTAAATTCTCCATCTGTTTTAAATTGAAAGAAGTTAAAACTCGAGTTTAAACGCAACCATTTTTTAGGGTTATACATTACACCAAGTTCGGCACCGGTACGTTGGTTTGTTGCTAAGTTTACAGGAATAGTTCTAACAACATTAGTACCATTTACCTGAATTCCCTCTTCGATCCAATCAAAAGAATCTGTTTCATGTTGGTAATAAACCGATGTTGTAAAAGTTAATTTATCCCAACGTTTTAGGTAACCTA carries:
- a CDS encoding class I SAM-dependent rRNA methyltransferase; translation: MQFSTKITPTYSPKRLAVKLNAKGEQSVVKGHPWVFSNSIVKVNDNAITGDLAIIFSKNKNKLIGLGLYDIKSPIRIKILANKPNTIDESFFKTQIEKAFQKREPLLKTNTNSYRLLFGENDDFPGLIADVYASVLVVKLYSEIWLPYLHQILPHLQTISNVKTVIIRLSRQLQHSKSHNLQDGDVVFGTLENDVIQFVEHGVNFSANVIKGHKTGYFLDHRANRKQVGEWSMHKTVLDVFSYAGGFSVHALYNKASEVTSLDISQQALNIAIENGKLNNYSGIHKTIAGDAFQELQKLIKRKKIYDVVVIDPPSFAKQASEIDLAKKKYAQLAELGEQLTAKNGLLVLASCSSRVSSQAFFDINTRVLKQLQRPFTVVLKTTHDVDHPVSFPEGAYLKCGYYRFQD
- a CDS encoding nitronate monooxygenase gives rise to the protein MTQTKLTEMLGIQHPIIMAPMFLVSNVAMVKEAMNSGIAGCIPALNYRTLEELREAIRELKAAKPKGGSFGFNLIVNQSNPKSSKQLEVLCDEGCDFIITSLGNPKETIEKAHEVGIKVFCDITDLKYAQKVESLGADAVIAVNNRAGGHRGNLSPKALIELLNKNCNIPVISAGGVGSKAELDNVLSYGAIGASIGSVFIASIEAGVTDEYKQACVDYDADDIVVTERISGTPCTVINTPYQQKIGTKSPWLERMLNKNKKLKKWVKMFRFYIGMKATEKAAKKATYKTVWVAGPSIEHTTEILPVKKIVSKLIS